The nucleotide window ATCTTTAATTTACATAGCTAATTATATAATTCTTCGTCACTCACCTGTTCTTTTGAACGATTTACGTCCCGTGACAGACCAATTCCAGAAATGGCCAATGCCAAAGTACTCGACGCTATACACACTAAACTTAATGCCAAAAAAGAGGTTTGAGTTTTACGCAAACCCACCACACCCAACGACCCAGTAACGGCCGCTATTAAACCTGTCCATATGCCACAGCCAGCTGTGGATAGAGAAGCATCACGCACAATCAACAAAGAGCCCAAGGCAACCAGGGAAATGGCCAAGACCAATTGCAAAAGACCCAAAATAATTTGTACCGGAAAAGCTGAACAACAGGCGGTACTGCTCTTAGGCATGGAACGTTTTTTCTTCAATGACTTGGATGACTTAGTAGAACTGCCATCATCCTTGATGAGTTCTGGAGGAAATCTTTGTTTTTTACTTATTCTTGAGTCCAGAGTAGCTGCCCTAGAGGCTATGGTTTCTTGCAGTTGCTGTTTGAATTCTTCGTGTGAAATTAATTTGGGTTTATCTAGCTCTTTTATTTTAGTGGTCTGCAGTAAAGTGGCGGCTGTAAGTTTAAGGGGTTGTGGTGGTTTCTCATCATAAACTGGACTGGAATAGATATGACTTTGGGCGTCCATGGGTTTTTGTTGCATTTGTTTTTGCATCATCTGTTGTTGtagctgttgttgctgctgtggATCTGGTTgatgttttaatattaattcatcaTCACTTCCGCTtggattttgttgttgcaacatGGCTATTTCGGAATTTGTTAAACTATTATGTTGCTGTTGCATATTTGTTGTATTCGTACTCTGTTCAATGGTGCTCTGCATCATTTCCTCATGATTACTTGTAGAGGTTGCTGTTGCAGTATTATGTGTTGAACGATCGACTATTGTGTCCATGCTGCCCGTTGTTGAATCATGCGAATCAATAGTACGTGCCGGTGATTCAGATTGTCTATTTATATCACCATTGCTGGAGATCTCATTACCATTTGTATCGGTCATTTTGCGTGtttgttttcgttttcttgCTTTTGCCTCTTTCTGTTGCAGGAAGGTATTTGTTGATCTAAATTAATGTTTGTGTTTTGTGgatcaaattttgtttatggtTTGGGtggtatagtttttttttatttttacattgatatttatttattattattataacatGGGTTGTTGTTGCTATGGTAATTTAAGGCATTTGGTTCCTgtaattgtaacaaaaaaagaaagaaagtgTGTTAGTTAATGcagtttcaatattttatttagaaatgttggtttatattgttcaaactgattttaaattttaataactgtTCAGAAAGATTGGTTTATGCTTTTAAGAAGGCTGAAAATACTCGAATTTTCAGATAGTaatagaattttctatagagttTGAGGGGAAAGTCTGTCTCATGTTTATTATGGCCtatattaaaatcatttaaacacttaattttttttttttcaatatttatgtaaatcGATGATATGACCTTCAACATAATTTGTTCATATACAGTTTGTTGCTACAAAATTCAGTAATTATCAGTAAATATCAGAAACAAaagattaatatttaaaaactaactgcaagtaaattattttgaattatgaaaaatgtagagAAGCACTGCCAAAGGCAATTCACTTATAAATGGTTTAAAACCCAGTCACCTTGCAAAGCTAAAAAAACAATTGTCTTAAACATAGGCCACTGTTGCTTTTATATTCTCAGCTATTTTAAATTAgcttaagatttttaaatacataattgaAATTGTTACATGTGTAGCagcaaacaatttcaaaatcagAATATTTACTATAAGAAAATAACTAGAGgccttaaaaacaaaacatttataaattcatGACAATGCATTATgttgttttatgttttcaaatttatattcgGTCAAGTACACAGCTATTTAATGATCTACTGCTGTTACAGTTCACACG belongs to Calliphora vicina chromosome 4, idCalVici1.1, whole genome shotgun sequence and includes:
- the LOC135956287 gene encoding uncharacterized protein LOC135956287; the protein is MTDTNGNEISSNGDINRQSESPARTIDSHDSTTGSMDTIVDRSTHNTATATSTSNHEEMMQSTIEQSTNTTNMQQQHNSLTNSEIAMLQQQNPSGSDDELILKHQPDPQQQQQLQQQMMQKQMQQKPMDAQSHIYSSPVYDEKPPQPLKLTAATLLQTTKIKELDKPKLISHEEFKQQLQETIASRAATLDSRISKKQRFPPELIKDDGSSTKSSKSLKKKRSMPKSSTACCSAFPVQIILGLLQLVLAISLVALGSLLIVRDASLSTAGCGIWTGLIAAVTGSLGVVGLRKTQTSFLALSLVCIASSTLALAISGIGLSRDVNRSKEQFNLLNANSEISAASGLIFTLFLHFIVSILSVYRCALQMCSRSKTAELQDIIIKSNANGLTLHPDSVDQYVKAMSIAGSEKNNNEKMAALWMYAAQTGNMITPQPKMTPSGRPVMLIPATGTLPHPNTMMMPPPQPMMGPPPMAAYRGMTLPYMRTTSMPVIYAPPPGSMPGTYRTHKSSKSNEARKKRRAAAQVLRSGKSNADRRQRRKSDADVVDGNPSFQYHGLDRAIADNFLARQEQSHTGSHLDYSSSSGASDTYRNTAPSRASSKTKIVCRDVVM